One Rouxiella sp. S1S-2 genomic window, GGCTAACGGTCAGAGAGCGGCAGATTTTAAAGCTTATCGCCGAAGGGAGTCGGAATCGCGATATCGCCGAGTGCCTGAAGATAACCGTCAAAACAGTGGAAACCCATCGTTTAAACCTGATGCGCAAACTCGATGCACACAGCGCGGTTGAGTTGACTAACTGGGCGATACGTTTGGGGATCCACAGTTATTAATTTTACGTCTTTAGCGAAAAGTCGGGTTGTCCCCCTCTTCCCTTAGCGAATCAATCAGTGGCTGAATACGTGAAGTCACCGGCCACTCTCCTGCTTTAACCTCCTCCTCAATCTCAGCACAGAGGTCGTGTAGCGCAAGATAGCCGCACAACCCCGCACAGCCCTTAATGGCATGTAACGCCTCCAGCAGCGGTGTCTGTTGATGATTCAACCAACTTTTTTCAATGCGGCCTGCGAAGGTCTTGAAGGTCTGCAAAATTTCAGCCTGCAATTTTTCATCAAACTGTACATCAATCATCGGCTTGTCCAGCGATTCATTGCGCATTAGCTCGACGCCACGCGTCAGCTGGGACATCACCACCGTCTCAATGGCCTGCATCAGCTTAGGCATCTGCAAAGGTTTGGTCAGATAACCGCTAATTCCATTGCCCATCATCGGCTCGCTTTCACCGGACAGCGCATCGGCAGTCAGGACAAATATCGACGTTTCTTCGTCCAGCATGCCAGACTCAGGCAAGCGCCACAGCTGCGCGGTAGCGTAGCCGTCCATTTCCGGCATGCGTAAATCCATCAAGACCATATCGTAAATCCCCTCTCGCCCATAATACAGCGCCTCTTCACCGGAGTGTGCGGTATCGACCTGATGCCCGAGGTCGCGCAGAATTTGACCCAACACGTCGAGATTGGCAGGCACATCATCCACAATGAGCACTTTTAGCGACCACGGACTTTGCATGAGAGGCACCGTATTCTCTTCTTCATAGACATTTCCCTGCAGCAGTTTGTCAAGCGTACGCCACAGCCGTCCGGGGAGATAAACCAGCGCGTGTGACGCTAGCGCATGATTCATGCCCTCAATCGGCGTCAGTCCCCAAAGCTGTAGCTGCCGGTGGAGCTCCACCGGCGCGACTATCTCACCGGATAACAGTCTCTTAGCCATAGGTTTATCCCCCTGCGGCAGCCAAAGGGTGAAGCGCGAGCCTTGTCCTAAACGGCTTGACACCACGATATCGCCGCCCATCGACTGCGCCAGCATCGAGGAAATAGTCAGCCCAAGCCCGTTGCCCCCGCTGTGTTTATTAATCTGCATGAAGGGCTGAAAAATATTCTGCTGCTCAACGTCATCAATACCTACGCCGCTGTCCTCAATACAGAAAACAATCCGATCGCCCTGAGTATCGACGTTCAGTTGCACATAGCCTGACGGCGTAAACTTAATGGCGTTATCCAACAAATTTATCAATATTTGCCTGAAGCGGATGCGGCTTATCAGCACCTCTTCGGGGATATCATTTGCCACCCTCACGGTCAGCCGCAATCCCTTTTCTTCGGCGCCTAGGCGAATCAACATCATGACTTTATCGAGCATCGGCAGCAGTGGAACTCGCTCATAGACCAGCTCCAGTTTGCCGATTTCGATTTGTTGATAGTCCAGGATGTTATTGATCAGAGAGAGGAGATAGTCGGAGGAGAGACTCGCAGTTTCGACCAGCCCCTGCTGCTCAGTCGTAAGCTTCGAGCGCTTCAAAAGCACCAGTGCGCCGACGATGCTGTTCATCGGTGTGCGTATTTCGTGACCAATATTATCGATGTGCTGGCTCTTGATGATGTTCATCAGCTCAACGCTCCGCGGCCCCTTGGCCTGCGGTTGTTTTTGCCTACCGCACAGCGCCCGATAAGCACGACTTACTCCGCGCCACAGCCAATTTGTTTGCCGTTTTTTATTCATGATTTCCAGGCCGCCGAAGCATTTACGTGTGCTGAAAAATGGAGCCTCGGCGCAGTGAACCGCGCTTGAGGCGTTTATTCAGGTGTTTACCCGATAGTTTCAAACCCGCTCTTTGCCGATGATAGCCGCAGCCTGGGAACCCTCCCAAAGCCTTGATCAATAAATTATCAGAGAGACCGGATGGGATTACAAACCGAACGGCGGCTGGAACAGTTTCTGCAGTTGGCAGACCTGCCTTCGACACAGGTTTCAGCGCGGATGGAATTTTCCATGCCGCCGTTTCAGCTGTACGTCGAATGCCTTGAGGAGCACATTTTATTGACCCTGAGTCGAGACATTGAGCCTGCCTATCAAAGCATCGTATTCATCAAATCATTGAGCGTCTGTCATCCGGCCCGCACACAAGGCACGCCCATTCGTACCTGGCAATTGAAAGGAAAACAGATGTTTAGCTGTTCACCGGGTAAATACAGTGAAGTGAATCATTGGCTGGCCTGCCTGCAAACCATGCGGCGTCTTCTCGAAATGATTAACGGAGGTCACCGATGAAAATGATCCAAAAATGGCTGATTATTATTGCCTCGCGTCAGGACATTATGCTGGCAGCGATGTTGCTGCTTGCCGTATTCATGATGATTATCCCACTGCCAACCTGGCTGGTGGATTTCATGATTGCTATCAACCTGACTATATCCGTGATTCTACTGATGATGGCACTGTACATCAGAAACCCGCTGGAATTTGCAACATTTCCCTCAGTTTTGCTGATTACCACCCTGTACAGACTGGCTCTGACCATCAGTACCACCCGTTTGATCCTGCTACAGGCGGACGCCGGGCAGATTGTTTACACCTTTGGTCAGTTTGCGGTCGGCGGCAATCTGGGCGTCGGACTTATCGTGTTCATGATCATCACTATCGTTCAGTTTATCGTTATCACTAAAGGTTCAGAACGTGTGGCCGAAGTGGGTGCGCGCTTCTCGCTCGATGCGATGCCCGGTAAACAGATGAGTATAGATGGTGACATGCGCGCCGGTACCATTGATGCCGAGGAAGCCCGCCGCCTGCGTGGTCTGGTACAGAAAGAGAGTCAACTGTACGGGGCGATGGACGGCGCGATGAAGTTCGTTAAAGGTGATTCAATCGCCGGTATTATCATCATTTTGGTGAATATATTCGGCGGTACGGCCATCGGGATTCTGTCGCACGGCATGAGCGCCAGCGAGGCGATGTCAACCTACGCGATTCTGTCGATCGGTGACGGTCTGGTTAGCCAGATCCCTGCCCTGCTTATCTCCATCACCGCCGGGATTATCGTTACTCGCGTTTCCGGCGAGGAAAAACTCAATTTGGCCGGTGACCTGGCCCATCAGATTGGCTCGCAGTCTCAGGCGCTGACGGTTTCGTGCGCAGTTCTGCTGGTATTTGCGATGATCCCCGGCTTCCCGGCTATTTACTTCATAGGGTTGGCCGCCGGGCTGTTTGGTTGCACTATCTTGGTTAAAAGACGCAAAAAGAATGGGGCCAATGGCGCGAGCGGTCAGGGTGCTGACGCAAGTGGCGAAAACGGCGCTGCCGGGGGTGCCGCCATGACGCCGGGCGCGACGCCGTTAATGATCCGTTTATCGCCCGACCTGATGCGTTCCGGCAAATTTGCGACCAAAGTCGAGGCTTACCGCCATAACAAATTTGAAAAACTCGGCGTTCCTCTTCCCGATATTCAACTCTTCCAGGACACCACGCTGAGCGCTGGCAGCATGCAGATCATGCTGTATCAGGAAGCGGTAATGGTGGTCGATGTTCCCGATGGCCTGCTGCTGGCCGACATAGCCTCACAGACCCTGCCTCAGGCGGAAAAAAACGTGCGTCTGCCGTTCAGCCTGCAAAATTTGCAGTGGATTTCTCCGGTTCATCAGGAAGCGCTTTCGGTGCTCGGCGTTACGCTGCATAAGAATGAAGACCGCCTGATCCACTGCCTGTCGATTCTGGTTGACCGTTACGCCGGGGAATTTATCGGCGTACAGGAAACCCGTTTCCTGATGGACGCAATGGAAGGAAGATACTCTGATCTTATTAAAGAGGTACAGCGACAACTGCCAATAGGCCGTATCGCCGATGTTCTCCAGCGTCTGGTGACGGAGGGCGTCTCTATTCGCGACTTGCGCAGCATATTCGAGGCATTAATCGAATGGGCACCGCGGGAAAAAGACCCCATCATGCTTGTCGAATATGTCCGTATCGGCCTGAGACGTCATCTTGTGACGCGATTTAAAGCCGGTAATCCGTGGATTAACTGCTGGATGATTGGCGACGTTATCGAAGGCATGATCCGTGAAGCAATTCGGCAGACTTCATCTGGCTCCTATTCGGCACTCGATTCCGAGCTTAATCAGGCCATTATCGACCGCATCCGCGACCAAACTAATGAACACGAGCGCAGTACCCACGTGCTGATGACCGCCATCGACGTGCGACGCTTCCTGCGTAAAGTGATCGAACGTGAGTTTTATAACCTTCAGGTTCTCTCCTTCCAGGAAATTGGCGATGAAACCGAACTGCACGTCGCCGGCAACATTGACCTTATAGGAGAAGAATAAATGCGCCTCCCCGACGGCGAAAATATCCTTGCACAGCTTACCGACCGGCTAACACTGCCCGTTGCCGCTCCAAATGCCGGGAGCCTGCTTGCGGGTAAGATTGTTGAAATTGGTCCGACGCTGCTTAAAGCCTCACTCCCCGGTGTCAGCCTGGCTGAAATTTGCCGTCTTGAACCTTCGGGTATTAAAGCCGAAGTAGTGGCAATTAACGGCAATTACGCCATGCTCTCTCCGTTTGCCGAACCGCTGGGCGTGACGAATGGCAGCATGGTGGTGCCGACCGGCAGCGTTCACCAGATTGCCCTAGGCGACTTTCTTCTTGGCCGCGTTCTTGACGGTATGGGCCAGCCACTTGACGGCCATCCCCTGCCAGAAGGCGGTGAATTGCGATCCCTGGAAGGCGCAGCTCCCAATCCCTTAACCCGCCAGCTTATTGATACCCCGTTACCGCTGGGGGTGCGCGCCATTGACGGTATTCTCACCTGTGGCATGGGCCAGCGTATCGGCATTTTCGCCGCAGCAGGCGGCGGGAAAAGTACCCTTTTAGGCATGATCTGCGACGGCAGCCAGGCAGACGTTATTGTGCTGGCGCTTATCGGTGAACGTGGCCGTGAGGTCCGCGAATTTCTCGAACATACCCTGACCGAAGAGGCGCGAGCGCGCTGCATTATGGTGGTTTCAACCTCTGATCGCCCGGCTCTGGAGCGCCTCAAAGCCGCTTACACCGCCACCGCCATTGCCGAATACTTCCGCGACCGCGGCGGCAACGTGCTGCTGATGATGGACTCCCTCACCCGCTTTGCCCGCGCCTCGCGAGAGATTGGCCTTGCGGCGGGGGAACCGTCGGCGGCAGGTGGTTATCCGCCAAGCTTCTTTGCGCGCCTTCCGCGACTGCTCGAACGCGCAGGTCCGGCAGAATTTGGCAGCATTACCGCCATTTATACCGTGCTTGTTGAGGGTGACAATCTGAACGAACCGGTTTCCGATGAGGTGCGTTCAATCCTCGATGGGCACATTGTCCTCTCTCGCAAGCTGGCACAGGCCAACCACTATCCGGCGATTGATATCGCCGCCAGTGTTAGCCGAATCATGGGTCAGGTGACGGAAAAAGACCACCGTGACAACGCGGGTAAACTCCGCCGTCTGATGTCTGCCTGGCAGGAGATCGAACTCTTGGTCCGGGTCGGAGAATATCAGGAAGGACAAGATGAACAGGCCGACGAGGCGATGCAACGCAAAGATGCGATCCGCGAATTTCTCTGCCAATCAGTAACTGAAAAGAATCGCTATGAGGACACGCTGGAACTTTTATGCCAGACACTCAACTGACTCTGAAATCCCTGTTGTCCCTTAAGGTCCGGCGCGAACGCGGGATCAGAAGTGCTATCGCACGTCTCGAAAAACAGTATCAGGAAATCGAAACGCGAAAGGCAACGCTTTTGCAGAACCGTCGCATGCTGTGGAACGAATGGCGACAGTGCAGCAGCAGCGAACAGACGCTAGGACCGCTCGAGATGCGCGCCTACCGTGCCCAGCTTGGTAAATATTATCAGCAAGACCACGATCTGCTGGCTGAGGTAGAAAGCGCAGACAACGAATTAAGTCAACTGCAGGTTGAACAGGACAAGCAACAACATTTACTGCGGCAGATTCTTCTGCAGCAGGAAAAATTGAAAATATTGATGGAGTAAGAGTGCATATATCATCACAGATACAACGCAGAACCGTATCGTTACAGGAAAATGAAGGCGACAACCATGCCTCCGACGATGAAGATAAACGCCGCTTTGCCTTACTGCTCTCGGCCATCTCACCGCGCTCGGCACCGTCCAGCCTGACCAGCAGACTCTGCGACCCGTCAGGACCAAGCGGCGGTTTAAAATTCACCAGAGGCCCGAGCACACTCCTGCTTGAGCAACTGAAGATGCCTAAATACGCCTCGCGCGACGCCTGGCTCAGTTGGCGATTGACCAATGGTCCGCTGGCAGGATTGGAGATTGAGGCCCGATCGAGTGAAACCGAGCTGTTTATTCGCCTCGAGGCCGTTGACCACGAGAAGCTCAGAAAGATTTTAGGCTCGGCCAAACGGCTACAACAAACACTTATCCGCCAGTTTGATCGGGACGTGGTCGTAGAGGTTAAAGATGAAAATCCCGCAGTTAAGTAAAGAGACCGGCAGTCTGGTGGCCAAAGTGGGCAGCGGGCTGCAATGGCTCAACGACAGTGGCGAACTGGTTATCTCTTATCGCCAGCGACCCGCATCACAAGGGCTTATTCTTCACGCCACGTTCGAGGGTGAGCCTCTCACGTTATTGCTCGACGAACAACAATGGTGTCAATGGGTTGCGTCGATGCTTACCGTTCCCTCGTTCGAAATGACGCCCGATGAGTTCAAAGAGTTGCTGAGCATTTGGACACTGGCAGACGCCGGTGAATGCCGAGAAGAAAGCAGTGTTAAATGGCCTCACGGCCTGCGGCTCACACCGGGTAACGCTAGCGCGGAATACGGCTGGCACGTTTACATCCGCCGTGAGCAGCGCGAGCTAGGCTGTTATCTGCTTTCGGGCGGTGAAAAATGGGTCTCGGCGCTGTCTGAAGAGGCCTTTCCGGTCTCAGGTAGTGACACCGTCACTGATATCACACTTTGTATCTCGCTGCTGGCGGGCTGGAGCAGAGTAGACAGTGCCGTGCTTGATATTTTAGGCCCCGGTGACGCCCTCATCTTGCAGCACAGCTGGCAAATTGCCGATGACCAGTTTGGGCTGTTTATCGACAGACCCATCGCGACAGTCCGCCAGGACGACGAACACAACACTTTTATAATTGAGGAAATAATGAGCGACTTTGATGACTGGATGGATGTCACCCCCTCACCTTCGGTTATCTCTTCACAGAGGGATATGCTGGCCAATACTTCTGTTGCCGTTACGGTTGAGGTAAGCAAACTCGAGGTTTCGCTGCAGGCGCTAAGCCAGCTCGAGGTCGGTGGGCAGCTCATGGGTGCCACGCAATACGACGGAATGGTGACGCTAATGGTTGGCGGAAGGCCGATCGCCAGAGGCACTTTACTGCAGATTGACACTCAGCTGGCCGTCAAAATCGAGAGCCTTTGTTAAGTGAAGTTAGGGTCTGCACCTGATGGGACGAGGTGGGATAGTGCGGGATAATATCCGCAACATCCCTTCTTCAGGACCCGAAAATGTCTATATTAGACCAACCTTTGCAGCTGATTGTTCTACTCTTCGCCCTGTCGATCATGCCTCTGCTCATCGTACTCGGCACCTCATTTCTTAAAATTTCGATTGTTTTTTCCCTGCTGCGAAATGCACTGGGTATTCAGCAAATCCCGCCCAACATTGCGCTGTATGGCTTAGCCATGATCCTCAGCATGTTCATCATGGCGCCGGTCGGTCTGGCTATTCAAGACAACATCGCCGTTAACCCGATAAAAATTGAGTCAACGACGTTTATCGACCAAATGGAATCGGAGGTTTTTGCGCCTTACAAAGAGTTCCTCGAACGCAACACCGCACCGCACCAAGTGCACTTCTTCTCTGATATCGGCCATAAAATCTGGCCAGAAAAATATCAAAAACGCATTCCCGACAACTCCCTGCTGGTGATGATCCCGGCATTTACCGTCAGTCAGCTTATTGAAGCCTTCAAAATTGGCCTGCTGCTGTTCCTGCCGTTTATTGCCATAGACCTGATCGTTTCCAACGTGCTGCTGGCGATGGGGATGATGATGGTCTCACCAATGACTATCTCCATGCCGCTCAAGCTGCTGGTGTTTGTCCTAATGGGAGGCTGGGAGAAATTGCTTGGCCAACTTGTTCTGTCATTTTCGTAAACGGAGAACGTGATGAGTGAAGCAATGATAACCCAGCTGGCCACGCAGATGATGTGGCTTATCCTGCTGCTGTCTCTGCCCGTCGTGGTAGTGGCCTCAACGGTAGGTGTTATGGTCAGCCTGATACAGGCACTGACCCAGGTGCAGGAACAGACTATTCAGTTTCTGGTGAAGCTGGTTGCGGTCTCCATCACGCTGGCGGTCACTTATCACTGGATGGGCGACATATTGCTCAACTATGCCGGCCTGGCTTTCGATCAAATAACCCAGATGCGTGAATGACATGGCGGGCCTCTGGACTCATTGGATGCCAATTATTGGCATGTGCATGCTGCGCCCGATGGGCGTGTTTCTGCTGATGCCATTGTTTAGCAGCGCCAACCTCGGCGGCACGCTCAATCGCAACGCCCTGCTGCTGGTCATAGCCCTGCCGATGCTGCCGGTGTATGCCGACTGGCAGTCACCAACCAGCACGATGAGCTACGTCATGTTGGCCGTTGGCGAGCTGTGTATCGGATTGGTTATTGGCTTCTGTGCCGCTATTCCGTTTTGGGCACTGGACATGGCCGGTTTTTTGATTGATACCATGCGTGGTTCCTCAATGGCCAGCGTTCTGAACCCAATGCTCGGCCAGCAGTCCTCCCTATTTGGCATCTTCTTTACCCAGTTGTTCAGCGTGCTGTTTTTGATGAGCGGAAGTTTTAACGAGCTGATCAGCGCCATTTACCAGTCTTACGTCACCCTGCCGCCCGGCGGAACACTCAGTTTCGGCCCCGACGGCCTGGCCTTCATTGGCTGCCAGTGGCATCTGATGTACGAGCTATGTCTGCGCTTCTCGATGCCCGCCATCGTGGTGATCATGCTGGTGGATATGTCTATGGGGTTAATAAACCGCTCGGCCCAGCAGCTCAACGTCTTCTTCCTCGCGATGCCTATCAAGAGCGCCTTTGCGCTGTTGATGCTGGTTATCAGCTGCAACTTTGCCTTTGGTGACCTTCGCGCTTACAGCATGCATTTTTCCGAAGTCACCGAGACCATGCTGGACATCTTCCGATGAGCGAAAAAACAGAGAAGCCCACGCACAAAAAGATCCGTGACTCACGCAAGAAAGGCCAGGTTGCCAAGAGTACAGAAATTACCAGCGGTATGCAGCTGGTGGCCGTGCTGGGCTATTTCGGTACCGAGGGAAAAGAGCTTTGGCGGGCGTTACAGGAACTACACGAATTAGCGATCAGCGCAGTCAATCAGCCACTGACCTTTGGGTTAGGCCAGCTTACCGCCGCGTTTACCTCGTTGGCGATACGATTTATCGGCGGTCTGGGCATGCTGCTGCTGTTCATCACTATTTTCACCATCATGGCACAGATTGGGCCGCTGCTGGCGACAGAGGCGCTCAAGCCTTCCTTCAAAAAACTCAACGTTCTCGCCAATTTAAAAAACATGTTTTCGGCAAAGAACCTGTTTGAGTTCTGCAAATCTCTGCTGAAGGTGCTGTTGCTGTCACTTATTTTCTTTTATTTGCTGCGCCAAAACACCCCGTCGATTCAGTTTCTGCCGCTGCATCCAGTCACGACCGGACTGGAGGTCTGTGTTCGCCTGCTGTTTTGGATGCTGCTGTCACTTATCTGTTTTTATGTGGTTATTGGCATCGCCGATATTGCTTTTCAAAAGTATGACAACAATAAAAAAATGATGATGTCTCTTGAGGACATAAAACAAGAGCACAAAAACTCTGAAGGTAATCAGGAGATTAAGCAGAAACGCAAAGAAGTACACCGCGAAATTCAAAGCGGAAGCCTGGCCTCGAACGTGGCCAAGTCTACCGCAGTAGTCAAAAACCCCACCCACGTTGCCGTGTGTATTTTTTACCATCCGGAAACCTCGCCGCTTCCCAAAGTGATTGAAATGGGACGTGACAAACGTGCATTGCATATCATTCATCTTGCTGAAAAAGCAGGTATTCCCGTTGTAGAAAACATTCAAGTTGCACGCAGCCTGGCCGCAGGAACACCGGTGGGTGGCTATATCCCCGCCGAACTGTTTGAACCCGTAGCGCAAATTCTGCGCCTTGCCATGAAACTGGATTATGAAGACGACGACGATGATTAAAAAAAGAACTGCCCTGTTGATTTCCCTTGCCTGCTGCTTGCTTGCTGCAGGTTGTAGCAATCCACTCAGTTGGTTTGACACCCAACCGACAGCGAAAAAATTGTCACCGGTGGTGTTTAGCGCCACCGACGCAAGCGCGACGTCGGTGGCGGCGCTGAACAACTTTCCAAGTGTGCCCAACGGTTTCAGTGATATAAACAACTTCCCCGTTGTGCCGTTAAACTGGACCACGGATCAAGATGTCAAGATACCGGAAACGTTAGCGAATGAAGACGTGCCCGTTACCCAGTTGGCTCAGTCTCAGTCTTCATCGCCAGGCACTGCGCAACTGACGCGTAACACCCAGTATCATCCGATGATTGAGCGAGTGTCAGACGAAGTGGGTATTGACGCCGATTTGCTGCATGCGATGATTAAAGTGGAGTCCAACTACAAACCACAGGCGGTCTCTCACAAAGGCGCGCGCGGATTACTGCAGGTGATGCCCGCGACGGGCAAACGATTCGGCTATACCAACCTGATGGATCCCGAGCATAACCTGCGTGCAGGTGCAACCTATATGAAATGGCTGATTGGACATTTTGATAATGATTTAACGCTGGCGTTGGCTGGCTATAATGCGGGAGAAGGCGCAGTTAAAAAGTATGGCCGCACAGTACCTCCTTATAAAGAAACCCGCCATTACGTTAAAAAAGTCATGGAACACTACAATCACCTGCAAAACAGCAGACCTGATGAGCATGAGATTCAGCTGAGCAACGTTAGTCCGACAACTGAAAGGGTCGTCGGCAAAAAGGTTGAAGCCGTGAGGAGTAAAAAGAGCGCCAAAAAGACGGATAACGGCGACGTGGAGATAACCGATAAACTGCTGGGCCTGCTGCTATCACAACCGAAAACGACGGCCAATAAAAAACACGGCAGTTCAGTCAATGAACACGCCGTGCTGTGAACCTTTAATTGACGCCCGATCACAGAGACTGTGGCAGCTTCTTGCTACAGTTTTTATTCGGGTAAACCAGCCAGGAGTCGCCTTCAATTAGCTGCCAATTCGCTCCTTGAGCAATCAGAACTTTGGCTAAACGCTCCCGCAACGTCGTAACCTCGTCATACAGGCTTTGCAACAGCATGCCTTTCACCAAACGTATCTGCGGCAACGCGCGCTCCAGTTGATGGATAATCTTGATAAAACCCGCCACTGCGCGGTTGTTCTGATTCTCTTTGCTGCAGTTGACAAAATCACAGACGATCAGCTCTTCGTTTTCAAAACGATACACCAGCTCAAAATCTGCATGTTTGATGCGAAAGCCGATAATTAAATCACTGTTGCCAAAACGTTCGACCTGCGGCGCAAAGCCGTTGGCCGCCAGATAGCGGGTGACGATATCAGTTTTTGGGGATGTTGTTGATGTTGTTGTTTGCATTTACTTTCCTTAAAAAGAATACGGCCGAAGCCGC contains:
- a CDS encoding ATP-binding protein — its product is MNKKRQTNWLWRGVSRAYRALCGRQKQPQAKGPRSVELMNIIKSQHIDNIGHEIRTPMNSIVGALVLLKRSKLTTEQQGLVETASLSSDYLLSLINNILDYQQIEIGKLELVYERVPLLPMLDKVMMLIRLGAEEKGLRLTVRVANDIPEEVLISRIRFRQILINLLDNAIKFTPSGYVQLNVDTQGDRIVFCIEDSGVGIDDVEQQNIFQPFMQINKHSGGNGLGLTISSMLAQSMGGDIVVSSRLGQGSRFTLWLPQGDKPMAKRLLSGEIVAPVELHRQLQLWGLTPIEGMNHALASHALVYLPGRLWRTLDKLLQGNVYEEENTVPLMQSPWSLKVLIVDDVPANLDVLGQILRDLGHQVDTAHSGEEALYYGREGIYDMVLMDLRMPEMDGYATAQLWRLPESGMLDEETSIFVLTADALSGESEPMMGNGISGYLTKPLQMPKLMQAIETVVMSQLTRGVELMRNESLDKPMIDVQFDEKLQAEILQTFKTFAGRIEKSWLNHQQTPLLEALHAIKGCAGLCGYLALHDLCAEIEEEVKAGEWPVTSRIQPLIDSLREEGDNPTFR
- the sctQ gene encoding type III secretion system cytoplasmic ring protein SctQ, which codes for MKIPQLSKETGSLVAKVGSGLQWLNDSGELVISYRQRPASQGLILHATFEGEPLTLLLDEQQWCQWVASMLTVPSFEMTPDEFKELLSIWTLADAGECREESSVKWPHGLRLTPGNASAEYGWHVYIRREQRELGCYLLSGGEKWVSALSEEAFPVSGSDTVTDITLCISLLAGWSRVDSAVLDILGPGDALILQHSWQIADDQFGLFIDRPIATVRQDDEHNTFIIEEIMSDFDDWMDVTPSPSVISSQRDMLANTSVAVTVEVSKLEVSLQALSQLEVGGQLMGATQYDGMVTLMVGGRPIARGTLLQIDTQLAVKIESLC
- a CDS encoding EscV/YscV/HrcV family type III secretion system export apparatus protein, with product MKMIQKWLIIIASRQDIMLAAMLLLAVFMMIIPLPTWLVDFMIAINLTISVILLMMALYIRNPLEFATFPSVLLITTLYRLALTISTTRLILLQADAGQIVYTFGQFAVGGNLGVGLIVFMIITIVQFIVITKGSERVAEVGARFSLDAMPGKQMSIDGDMRAGTIDAEEARRLRGLVQKESQLYGAMDGAMKFVKGDSIAGIIIILVNIFGGTAIGILSHGMSASEAMSTYAILSIGDGLVSQIPALLISITAGIIVTRVSGEEKLNLAGDLAHQIGSQSQALTVSCAVLLVFAMIPGFPAIYFIGLAAGLFGCTILVKRRKKNGANGASGQGADASGENGAAGGAAMTPGATPLMIRLSPDLMRSGKFATKVEAYRHNKFEKLGVPLPDIQLFQDTTLSAGSMQIMLYQEAVMVVDVPDGLLLADIASQTLPQAEKNVRLPFSLQNLQWISPVHQEALSVLGVTLHKNEDRLIHCLSILVDRYAGEFIGVQETRFLMDAMEGRYSDLIKEVQRQLPIGRIADVLQRLVTEGVSIRDLRSIFEALIEWAPREKDPIMLVEYVRIGLRRHLVTRFKAGNPWINCWMIGDVIEGMIREAIRQTSSGSYSALDSELNQAIIDRIRDQTNEHERSTHVLMTAIDVRRFLRKVIEREFYNLQVLSFQEIGDETELHVAGNIDLIGEE
- a CDS encoding EscU/YscU/HrcU family type III secretion system export apparatus switch protein; this translates as MSEKTEKPTHKKIRDSRKKGQVAKSTEITSGMQLVAVLGYFGTEGKELWRALQELHELAISAVNQPLTFGLGQLTAAFTSLAIRFIGGLGMLLLFITIFTIMAQIGPLLATEALKPSFKKLNVLANLKNMFSAKNLFEFCKSLLKVLLLSLIFFYLLRQNTPSIQFLPLHPVTTGLEVCVRLLFWMLLSLICFYVVIGIADIAFQKYDNNKKMMMSLEDIKQEHKNSEGNQEIKQKRKEVHREIQSGSLASNVAKSTAVVKNPTHVAVCIFYHPETSPLPKVIEMGRDKRALHIIHLAEKAGIPVVENIQVARSLAAGTPVGGYIPAELFEPVAQILRLAMKLDYEDDDDD
- a CDS encoding type III secretion chaperone SycN, which gives rise to MGLQTERRLEQFLQLADLPSTQVSARMEFSMPPFQLYVECLEEHILLTLSRDIEPAYQSIVFIKSLSVCHPARTQGTPIRTWQLKGKQMFSCSPGKYSEVNHWLACLQTMRRLLEMINGGHR
- a CDS encoding EscN/YscN/HrcN family type III secretion system ATPase; this translates as MRLPDGENILAQLTDRLTLPVAAPNAGSLLAGKIVEIGPTLLKASLPGVSLAEICRLEPSGIKAEVVAINGNYAMLSPFAEPLGVTNGSMVVPTGSVHQIALGDFLLGRVLDGMGQPLDGHPLPEGGELRSLEGAAPNPLTRQLIDTPLPLGVRAIDGILTCGMGQRIGIFAAAGGGKSTLLGMICDGSQADVIVLALIGERGREVREFLEHTLTEEARARCIMVVSTSDRPALERLKAAYTATAIAEYFRDRGGNVLLMMDSLTRFARASREIGLAAGEPSAAGGYPPSFFARLPRLLERAGPAEFGSITAIYTVLVEGDNLNEPVSDEVRSILDGHIVLSRKLAQANHYPAIDIAASVSRIMGQVTEKDHRDNAGKLRRLMSAWQEIELLVRVGEYQEGQDEQADEAMQRKDAIREFLCQSVTEKNRYEDTLELLCQTLN
- the sctT gene encoding type III secretion system export apparatus subunit SctT codes for the protein MPIIGMCMLRPMGVFLLMPLFSSANLGGTLNRNALLLVIALPMLPVYADWQSPTSTMSYVMLAVGELCIGLVIGFCAAIPFWALDMAGFLIDTMRGSSMASVLNPMLGQQSSLFGIFFTQLFSVLFLMSGSFNELISAIYQSYVTLPPGGTLSFGPDGLAFIGCQWHLMYELCLRFSMPAIVVIMLVDMSMGLINRSAQQLNVFFLAMPIKSAFALLMLVISCNFAFGDLRAYSMHFSEVTETMLDIFR
- the sctR gene encoding type III secretion system export apparatus subunit SctR, with translation MSILDQPLQLIVLLFALSIMPLLIVLGTSFLKISIVFSLLRNALGIQQIPPNIALYGLAMILSMFIMAPVGLAIQDNIAVNPIKIESTTFIDQMESEVFAPYKEFLERNTAPHQVHFFSDIGHKIWPEKYQKRIPDNSLLVMIPAFTVSQLIEAFKIGLLLFLPFIAIDLIVSNVLLAMGMMMVSPMTISMPLKLLVFVLMGGWEKLLGQLVLSFS
- the sctS gene encoding type III secretion system export apparatus subunit SctS, translated to MSEAMITQLATQMMWLILLLSLPVVVVASTVGVMVSLIQALTQVQEQTIQFLVKLVAVSITLAVTYHWMGDILLNYAGLAFDQITQMRE